In Deltaproteobacteria bacterium, a single genomic region encodes these proteins:
- a CDS encoding radical SAM protein, translated as MPKEQSPDYAKMSHASALSLGLMRGRMYRGAVNRCVNLLVHYPEGCSANCAYCGLAKKRPGTYAEKSFIHVEWPLYSMETIIDAINKAPAYVTRTCISMITNGKCRAHTLQMTRRLTQETAIPVSILISPTLLEKQDLTEMKDCGADKIGVAIDLATPELFDKFRGKGVSGPHKWKKYWAIAEAGLEVFGAGHVGAHLMVGMGETEQEMTSLMDRLWRMGIVSHLFSFFAEEGSSLAHMSHPPWSAYLRIQLARYLIEEGVINFNDIDFDAAGQILDFGLSPGRIDEIVASGTPFMTTGCLGPDGKVACNRPFGNCLPDVRQWNYPYLPNQEETDLIRLNIFRTTV; from the coding sequence ATGCCTAAAGAACAAAGCCCTGATTATGCCAAGATGAGCCATGCCAGCGCCCTCTCCCTCGGTCTGATGAGGGGACGGATGTACCGGGGCGCGGTCAACCGGTGCGTCAACCTCCTGGTCCATTATCCCGAAGGATGCTCGGCCAACTGCGCCTACTGCGGGCTCGCCAAGAAACGGCCCGGGACCTATGCGGAGAAGAGCTTCATCCATGTGGAATGGCCCCTCTACTCGATGGAAACGATTATCGACGCCATCAACAAGGCCCCGGCTTACGTGACGCGGACCTGCATCTCCATGATCACCAATGGCAAATGCAGGGCCCACACCCTGCAAATGACCCGCCGCCTCACGCAAGAGACGGCGATCCCCGTCTCCATCCTCATCAGCCCCACCCTCCTGGAGAAACAGGACCTGACAGAAATGAAGGACTGCGGGGCGGATAAGATCGGGGTAGCCATAGACCTCGCTACCCCGGAGCTCTTTGACAAATTCAGGGGAAAAGGGGTTTCAGGCCCCCATAAATGGAAAAAATATTGGGCAATTGCCGAGGCAGGGCTGGAGGTCTTCGGAGCCGGCCACGTGGGCGCCCACCTCATGGTGGGCATGGGAGAGACCGAGCAGGAGATGACATCGCTCATGGACCGGCTGTGGCGAATGGGGATCGTCAGTCATCTCTTCTCTTTCTTTGCCGAGGAGGGCTCCAGTCTGGCCCACATGTCCCACCCCCCCTGGTCCGCCTATCTGAGGATACAGTTGGCCCGTTACCTGATTGAAGAGGGCGTGATAAATTTCAACGACATCGATTTTGATGCGGCAGGACAAATCCTTGACTTCGGGCTTTCCCCCGGCAGAATCGATGAGATCGTGGCATCGGGCACACCCTTCATGACCACCGGATGCCTGGGCCCGGACGGCAAAGTGGCCTGCAACCGTCCGTTCGGCAATTGCCTCCCGGACGTTAGGCAATGGAACTATCCCTATCTTCCCAATCAGGAAGAGACGGATCTGATCCGCCTGAATATTTTCAGGACAACCGTCTGA